Within the Eleginops maclovinus isolate JMC-PN-2008 ecotype Puerto Natales chromosome 5, JC_Emac_rtc_rv5, whole genome shotgun sequence genome, the region acAACTCTTTTTAAAGTCTGCTCTGAACCTATTGTAATCCAGTCCAATATGTTCAAGTTCCTGAGTACAATTTAATCAAAACTGTGTCTTGTTACTAATACTgggaatatatatttttcttagGGGCACATTTTaatctgtttgtatttgtgtttgcacGTGATCAAGCTTGTGAGTCGACAACCCAGCAGCATCCGGTTTAAATATAGACCATTTATATATAGATAAGATTTTCACTGTATGGGCAAACTGTTTCCTCGTCGTTAAAGCTAATAAACTGGTTTTAAAAAACGCTCTTCCATTTATTACCAGTGAGTGATTTTGACCTACTGTAAGACTCAGCATCTGATGAAACAGGCCATTTCTGTTCTTCCTCTTATCTACATTTGCTGCTCCTAAATGTCATCACACAGCACAGTATCTAAACATAATGACTAACTTTTGTGTTTACTCTTTATTCGCTTGTCTatacaaaatgaatgcattattCAGCACAACActggtaaataaaaaatgaactctTCACTTTGTTAGCAAAACATTCAAATCTTAATTAAATGCATCGCATCATTTGCATTTAAGATTTGCAGGTTTTATTCATTCTTGGCTGAAGAAAggtaaatatgaaaacatttaaaatatgatgtaatTGTGCATTAATATCCTCCTGCATTGAGAGATCGGCCTGGAAATTCCGGTCTAGCATCATATTTGCCAAAGGTTTTCTGAAtaatttaaatctttaaacaGCCTCCTGTTTGACAAACGGATTGCCCAGGATGTTAGAGTTGATATCGGACTAAACAAGGTTGATTGATGGACCTATGCTGCCTGGACATTATGCCTGTTTGGTTTGGGGAACTTCTGTTATCAAACCCCAATTTGCAATAAGCCATAAAACAGACTAATGTTTAACTCGCCAAAACCTTTAtgtatacagtctatggctACAGCCGATATGAGTCATGTTTGTGTATAATGTTTACCCATCCATGTGCTTACCGCCTGCTTTTCCGGTCGCTTGTTCTTTATGCAAGGATACAATGCATTATACCGTATTAACGCATAACGGCGACCCATTTAGAcgtaaaatacaaaaatccaATATGCTTTAAGTTCACTATCTTCAGTAATTATAGCATCATTTTCAAAACCTGTAGAAGTATGGTTTAGTAGCCTACGTGTGAATAAAAAAacgttaaataaatgaatgaattgttcattCAGCCGTGATGTTTTCTGTGTGGTCCCATAAGGACAAACCGTCATGAGTCATAGCCTATTTACCAGGCAGAGTCGGGAAAAACCTTCGCTATGATCTGTCTGACAATATTCCTTAAAAATATGTCAGCTAGCTAATGTTGAAGTCTCGCCATttctcacacattttaaaactaaattcaaatgcagtttaaaagaaaaaagaacagctttattttgttttgttttgtgtaacctccccccccccccccccccccgtaatCCATAATTTAGACAACATTACCATATTACTTCTGCTTCGAATCTGCTCAATATagtaaaacacttcaaatgacattttatttaagagcATAAAAGGCGAGGTCTGCATATCAattgtaaacaggaagtgtgacTCCCAGTCTACAAAGATACTGTAGTGCTTTAGTTACACTAATGTTGGatatgcaaaacattttgaatggcTTTGGTTAAATAGTTATTCAAATCATATCGTTTTAGAAGAAAATCAACTATGTTAATTTTAAAATTCAATGTCATGAACAAATATTTTAGGAAGACTGCTCACCTTATAAAGGGAGATTTGCTAGGCTATTCGGAATATTTGCATGATACAACGTAAGATAAATCTGAACCATTTGTGTATTATTAGATATTATGGCCTAAAAGATGACTTCATTGATTTTTCATAACAGGCTCATATTAACATCGAATtcgtaaaaacaaaaaaaaagataataataataataataataataataataataataataatacacgcAATACATCtgatgaataaatacaacaaaaacgTTTTACAGCAAAACATCCTATGGATGATTCAGACAGCAGGCCCTCCAGGCCCCGTTTCCCAGAGTCCCCTTTCAGAGCATTAATGCCAAGCGTCACTCAGTGTTTTAGAGACTGTAGATAATCCACCACCTCTGTGTGTCCGTGCTGCCAGGCCAGGTCGATGGGTTGGTTGTTATTATTGTCTAAGGCCTGCGGGTCAGCCCGGTTCTGCACCAGCAGCCGCACCGTGTCCACAAAGCCGGTTCGGGCCGCGTCATGCAGCGGGGAGCTCCCGGTGCTCCGGTCTCTCACCGCGGGGTCGGCTCCGTGCCGCAGTAACAGCTGAGCGATCGGAGAGCTGCCCATCATCATGACCTTCACAAGAATATACCCCGAGTTAGATTATAATTTGGATTGATTACAGCCATAATTTttcaaatcaattatttaaaacagaGCATTCCCGATCTTCTTACTCCGCATGTCCTGATATCAGGGCTATATATGCGTACAGTAATTTAGTATTTATTCTaatgtgcaatatttaaattagtttttatttcacccTTTTATATTGTactatatgttttttaattcctGCATTTTACTTGCAccttcttatttttgtattggcCATGCTTTATTTTTGGTCAATTGCCCTTAGTGTTTTTCATTCCCATACGCTGCTAATGTGCATATAGGACAATAATTACGCCATTGttctgccttttttatttttgtattaagaGCTCGACATTAGGTTAGATAATGTATTTGTCCTAGGTTGGATAAAATTGAATCTACCTGAACTCATACACTGAGTGGAAACATAAGAATAAACAGCCACtgaaaaaagtgtaaaacatcAAACCAATGACATTGATTTGAGACGCTGCCTTTTAGTTATATCCTGACAATCATTTCATCTTCTTTGATGTTCAAGATTAATGATATCCTATAACGCGAGTTATAATACTGCACTAAGTCTGCATgcaagagctttaaaaagacttAAAATAGGCTAGAAAAACAATACTCATATTATGCTGGTTTTCAATGTCAGGTGTTATGATGTTAATTCTGCTCATGTGTTGTAGTAATAGCCTGCTTCAGAGATTAACATCAGGGCCCTAAATCCCACCTACATGAGGCTTATGGTCGTAGGATTTGGGGAGTGAGTTATGAAGAACTATAGTTCATTTAGAACTACATTACTGATATATAGCCTATATTgttatatcatatatatatatatatatatataatatatatatatattatatatatatataaatatatatatatgtttttaggGTGTAAAGGCACTTTTAAGAAGGGAATGTGTTATTCACTGAACCGTACAGCCCAAGTGTATCGTAAACTACGCACTGCAATAAAAACTATGCAGTTACGACATTCAAATTGTAAATCGTGCAACCATTAAATGACTCCATACTAACTTCTAGTTTCGTTTCATTTAGCTTGATTTAAAATACAAGCTGGATAGCCAATGTGTATTtcctcaataaataaaaagtttgaTCACAAAACGTATGCAACTGCGCGTCACGTTTAGGTGCATTGTTTTGTCAAATATGCCATTAACAAACAGTCTATAAAAGCCTTGTTGAAAACgttgctgctttaaaaaacCTCACTGATGTCAACTCTAGTCATGAATATTTTCTAAGTCTGAATATTGGTTTGTATCTGCGGATGACGCAGCTCCGGTGCACTGACCTGCAGAGCGGTGTGTCCTAAGCTGTTCACGCTGTTAACCTCAGCTCCTGCCCGCAGGAGATCCTCCACAGCCGCGGTGCTTCCCGTCGCTGCGGCTCTCGTCAGCTCATCCCCAAGAGTCATATTGTCCTGAAACCTGCAGCGATACCGTCCGTGAATCTGTCACTTGGCGTTTCTGACAAAGACCAGCTCCAAAATACACCAGTATAATGCACTGTTCGGTTAGAAAGGGCTTGATGTGTGGCGTCCGCACcgctttttgtgtgtgtccacccAGCAGGTTGTCTtgatgtgtgttggtgtgtgtgtgtcgttcaTCGCCTGCCCAGCGATCAGCCGGTGTTTGCCTCGACTTGCCTGCTGCAGTTGAATGGATGACGTCATTTTGTGCATTCTGCACCCTGTAGGAGGCGCTGTAGGGTCTTTAAGAACATTCAACATCTAGTAGCCATTCACTGGAAATCAAGTCCTCCCGTGTGACGCATTCTGCAAAACCAAACTGTCTgcagaaagaagacagaaaggtCAACATGTACTCAAGTTTCCtgtaattaagtacaattttgcAGAACGTGTTTACTTAGGTAGAGGgcttttccattttatgctactttagACTTACTCTACATGTAAGAGGACATACTTTAGCCTATACCTAATTTAGAAGATAGTTTTAGTTAGGCCTActctgcaaatacaaaatgttaaataaagatGATATTGTAGGCAACTCTAAGGACACAATTGTCTGTGCGGTTAAACACTAGTTACATTATAGAAGTTATTCCTCTCTATTTTTCGTAACTTCTGCaatttatctttatatttgtaGGTTCAGCTGTCCACAAAtataatgtaattaaaatgagcTCTGCCTTTACAGGCTACAACAGTAAAGTGATGAACACTTCAAAGGTCCATTATGAGTACTTTAAGTTGTTGTActcaaacaaatatttcaatgctaacattttatacttttactttagtagcATATTTTCTACAATGTGCTATTGCTAATTAACTACAAGTTTTAATTGATTTAGTTGTATGACTTTGCCCATTTGGTGCAACTTATTGAGCCTCAGAGTTTAAGCTCAACCCtggaaacatattttttttatcagttctCATGAGTTTTCTTATatctgtattttaatttctccttttttttttttaataagatgTCCTGAAAATATGAGTATCTACAGCTCTATTGCAAACAAGCATTAGCAGATTATGTGATGATGGAAACCCACAGAAAAGCCACAGAGTACACTTTGGGATGTAATGGTTTTGTCAATTGTAACGGATGTGTTTGTAAAGGTGATGAAGTGTGTGATGGCTAGCCAACTGTGAGGTGATCAGTAGGCTTAACAGGTATAATAGGAAATAGCTTTAAAACAATGATGATAGAGGCGTGTTATTTTACCTGTTCTTGCTATTTAATGTGATCCCGGTTGGCAAGATTGACTTCAA harbors:
- the cdkn2a/b gene encoding cyclin-dependent kinase 4 inhibitor D — translated: MTLGDELTRAAATGSTAAVEDLLRAGAEVNSVNSLGHTALQVMMMGSSPIAQLLLRHGADPAVRDRSTGSSPLHDAARTGFVDTVRLLVQNRADPQALDNNNNQPIDLAWQHGHTEVVDYLQSLKH